In the genome of Bremerella sp. JC817, one region contains:
- a CDS encoding PQQ-binding-like beta-propeller repeat protein, with amino-acid sequence MVRPLILFPVLVALSAIVAFAETRHWTDATGQFKVEAEFGGYAEGNVTLNRTDGESVTVPMSKLSRADQTWVRAHLREMRAGGNKPTRGESGTKPTESSSSTPTGDWLAWRGPLANNVAPGPAAPAAWTESQNVLWKVPIPGRGHSSPILIGDRIYLTSADENRKTTGVFAFDKNTGEVVWQTPVTQGGFQTDLHPKNTHATSTLASNGKQLFAVFIQNNSVQLIALDLQGKMQWQINAGQFSPQEFKFGYGPSPILYDDMVIVAGEFEKGWIAAFSQKDGKSRWKVPRPGISFSTPIVAKVAGKDQMLISGLNMVCSYDPKTGKELWSAPGTSRATCGTIVWDGDTIFASGGYPESQTVAIKADGSGEVLWSNRDKCYEQSMLAHNGYLYSNTDGGILVCRDGKTGQEMWKTRMGGDVSSSPLLSGDNIYFGNEAGDLWVVKANPQAFEVVSKNKLGDELFATPIVSQGKLYARFADSSQGKRQEYLICIGER; translated from the coding sequence ATGGTTCGTCCTTTGATCCTGTTTCCCGTTTTGGTGGCTCTCAGTGCGATCGTGGCCTTTGCAGAGACGCGGCATTGGACCGATGCCACCGGCCAGTTCAAAGTGGAAGCAGAGTTCGGCGGCTACGCTGAAGGGAACGTGACGCTGAATCGAACCGATGGCGAAAGCGTGACCGTCCCGATGTCGAAGCTCAGTCGAGCCGATCAGACCTGGGTGCGAGCCCATCTGCGAGAAATGCGTGCCGGTGGCAACAAGCCGACTCGAGGCGAATCAGGGACGAAGCCGACGGAAAGTTCCAGCAGCACACCAACCGGAGACTGGCTGGCCTGGCGTGGACCTCTGGCGAACAACGTTGCTCCGGGACCGGCCGCTCCGGCAGCATGGACCGAGTCGCAGAATGTGCTGTGGAAAGTTCCTATCCCAGGTCGAGGACATTCGTCGCCGATCTTGATCGGGGATCGTATCTACCTCACTTCCGCCGACGAGAATCGCAAGACGACCGGAGTCTTCGCATTCGATAAGAACACCGGCGAAGTGGTCTGGCAAACGCCGGTGACCCAGGGAGGCTTTCAAACCGATCTGCATCCCAAGAACACACACGCCACGTCGACGCTGGCATCGAACGGCAAACAGTTGTTCGCGGTCTTCATCCAGAACAATTCTGTTCAACTGATCGCTCTCGATCTGCAGGGCAAGATGCAGTGGCAAATCAACGCCGGACAGTTCAGCCCGCAAGAGTTCAAATTCGGCTACGGACCTTCGCCGATTCTGTACGACGACATGGTGATCGTTGCAGGCGAATTTGAAAAAGGATGGATCGCGGCGTTCTCGCAGAAAGATGGCAAGTCGCGCTGGAAGGTCCCACGGCCCGGTATCTCGTTTAGCACGCCGATCGTGGCCAAGGTCGCCGGCAAAGATCAGATGCTGATCAGCGGCTTGAACATGGTCTGCTCGTACGATCCCAAGACTGGCAAAGAACTATGGTCCGCGCCAGGAACTTCCCGAGCCACTTGCGGCACGATTGTTTGGGATGGCGATACCATCTTTGCCAGTGGCGGTTATCCCGAGTCGCAAACCGTCGCGATCAAGGCGGATGGTTCCGGCGAAGTCCTCTGGTCCAACCGCGACAAATGCTACGAACAATCGATGCTCGCCCACAACGGTTATCTCTACTCGAATACCGACGGCGGGATCCTGGTTTGCCGAGATGGTAAGACGGGCCAAGAGATGTGGAAGACGCGTATGGGTGGCGATGTGAGTTCGTCGCCGCTGCTCAGTGGCGACAACATCTACTTCGGAAACGAGGCTGGCGACCTGTGGGTTGTGAAAGCGAATCCCCAGGCGTTCGAGGTCGTCTCGAAGAACAAGCTGGGCGACGAACTATTCGCCACCCCGATCGTCAGTCAGGGCAAGCTGTATGCCCGGTTCGCCGACAGCTCACAAGGGAAGCGGCAAGAGTATCTCATCTGTATTGGTGAACGCTAA
- a CDS encoding DUF3616 domain-containing protein, whose translation MQQRALWTFHGEIENGADISAIAVLENGQFVAIAGDEGATVQILQRRSPGEYETFDEIDLTGQLKKGENEFDIEGLAYSRGRIYVLGSHSKKRPLLDPSLSQKANRKRLFQCDNQPGRQCLFEIDYQGNGKFAKKVKPCDLIEAIQASSILAPFLEIPSKENGIDLEGLAAQGDDLVVGFRGPVLREGWVPILKLDFDKPEKAKTLFVQLGGRGVRDLLQTAEGLLILAGPMRDEPLAYAVYFWNGNDAIAGHDRQTEDVPILLGEVPLPHVGAKPEGLGLVEEGAGYFDVVLVCDSSPNGSPTVFRVAKPLPRKS comes from the coding sequence ATGCAGCAACGAGCACTTTGGACGTTTCATGGCGAGATCGAAAACGGGGCCGACATCAGCGCGATCGCCGTATTAGAAAACGGCCAGTTTGTCGCGATCGCCGGCGACGAGGGAGCGACCGTTCAGATCCTTCAGCGGCGGTCGCCTGGCGAGTATGAGACGTTCGATGAGATCGATCTGACCGGACAGCTTAAGAAAGGAGAGAACGAGTTCGACATCGAAGGGCTCGCCTACAGCCGCGGCCGCATCTATGTCCTTGGATCGCACTCGAAGAAGCGTCCTCTCCTCGATCCTTCCCTCAGCCAGAAAGCCAACCGCAAACGACTTTTTCAGTGCGACAACCAGCCAGGTCGCCAGTGTCTGTTTGAAATCGATTACCAGGGCAATGGCAAGTTCGCCAAGAAGGTGAAGCCGTGCGACTTGATCGAAGCGATCCAGGCCAGTTCGATCCTCGCACCGTTTCTTGAAATTCCGAGCAAGGAAAACGGCATCGACCTGGAAGGGCTCGCTGCCCAGGGAGACGATCTGGTGGTCGGCTTTCGTGGCCCCGTCTTACGCGAAGGATGGGTTCCGATCTTGAAGCTCGACTTCGACAAGCCAGAGAAAGCCAAGACCTTGTTCGTCCAGCTTGGTGGCCGCGGCGTTCGCGATCTGTTGCAGACCGCTGAAGGCCTGTTGATTCTGGCCGGGCCGATGCGTGACGAGCCTCTCGCGTATGCCGTCTACTTTTGGAACGGCAACGACGCGATTGCCGGGCACGACCGCCAGACCGAGGACGTACCGATACTCTTGGGGGAAGTTCCACTACCGCATGTCGGGGCGAAACCGGAAGGGCTGGGTCTGGTCGAAGAAGGAGCTGGCTACTTCGACGTGGTGCTGGTTTGCGATAGTTCCCCGAACGGTAGTCCAACCGTCTTCCGCGTTGCCAAACCATTGCCGCGCAAGTCGTAA
- a CDS encoding TrkA C-terminal domain-containing protein — MAAFLPIISLFLVVVISLMVVRVATVALVLTGLSHQLAQFQARSAFTGAGFTTSESDRVTQHPVRRKIIMLLMLLGNAGIVTAVSSLMLSFVNTGEQQTVSIWIRVGMMFVGIAVLWSATQSQWVDHRLNRMVEWALRRWTDLEVRDYSNLLHLGHGYSVVEMEVEENDWLAERELASLRLSEEGVLVLGIERPGSVYVGAPRGFTKLKPGDTVIMYGQRDVLSNLDERRAGSTGNWDHHKAVDKQLQLQREQKEEENQQVESEDAVAS, encoded by the coding sequence ATGGCCGCATTTTTACCGATTATTTCGTTGTTCCTGGTCGTTGTCATCTCACTGATGGTCGTTCGCGTCGCGACAGTGGCGTTGGTTCTCACTGGCCTTTCGCATCAATTGGCTCAATTTCAAGCCCGATCTGCCTTCACCGGCGCTGGCTTCACGACATCAGAATCGGACCGTGTCACACAGCATCCCGTTCGACGAAAGATCATCATGTTGCTGATGCTGCTCGGGAACGCGGGAATCGTGACGGCCGTCAGTTCATTGATGCTCTCGTTCGTGAATACTGGTGAACAACAAACGGTCAGCATTTGGATCCGAGTAGGAATGATGTTTGTCGGGATCGCGGTGCTGTGGTCGGCAACACAAAGTCAGTGGGTCGATCATCGTTTGAACCGCATGGTCGAGTGGGCATTGCGGCGTTGGACCGATCTCGAGGTTCGCGACTACTCGAACTTGCTGCACTTGGGGCATGGCTACAGCGTTGTTGAGATGGAAGTCGAAGAAAATGATTGGCTCGCCGAACGCGAACTCGCGTCGCTGCGTCTTTCGGAAGAAGGGGTCTTGGTCCTAGGGATCGAACGCCCCGGCTCGGTATATGTCGGTGCCCCGCGCGGTTTCACCAAACTGAAGCCAGGAGACACGGTCATCATGTATGGACAACGCGACGTATTAAGTAATCTCGACGAACGCCGCGCCGGTTCGACCGGTAACTGGGATCACCATAAAGCGGTCGACAAGCAACTGCAGCTACAGCGTGAACAGAAAGAGGAAGAGAACCAACAGGTCGAAAGCGAGGATGCCGTTGCCAGCTAA
- a CDS encoding DUF1570 domain-containing protein encodes MAEGQGTTYPVMIQLDLRNQTIQATPVLASENRVIMLGRDGQMWDFDPKTASNYSQLGTPFRPASQGEMRGELLAEFGKGYDVTGTGSYLVVHPAGTKDQWAGNFEKLYRSFHHYFTARGIQPQRPEFPLVAIVFPTFQAYQQYAAKEGMRVSPGIVGYYSSRTNRVALYDMTHGNHSNQALWDENMSTVIHEATHQTAFNTGIHSRYAPQPKWLVEGLATMFEAPGVWDSQNHTRFGDRVNKTRMVEFLQFNKSQRPANSLEQFIASDDAFYKRPSTAYGEGWALVFYLIETRPREFAAYIKTVSQRSGSEDYTKEQRVADFQAAFGRDLDQLESHFLRYISQLPNKI; translated from the coding sequence ATGGCAGAGGGGCAAGGCACCACCTACCCGGTGATGATCCAGCTCGATCTGCGCAACCAGACGATCCAGGCGACTCCGGTCCTCGCCTCCGAAAACCGGGTCATCATGCTGGGTCGTGATGGACAGATGTGGGACTTCGACCCGAAAACCGCATCGAACTACTCGCAATTAGGAACTCCCTTCCGCCCAGCTTCCCAGGGAGAGATGCGCGGCGAACTGCTGGCCGAGTTCGGCAAGGGGTACGACGTGACCGGAACGGGAAGTTACCTGGTGGTTCACCCGGCCGGCACCAAGGATCAGTGGGCCGGCAATTTCGAGAAGCTCTATCGGTCGTTCCATCACTACTTCACTGCCCGCGGGATTCAGCCGCAGCGGCCTGAGTTTCCGCTGGTCGCGATTGTCTTTCCAACTTTCCAGGCCTATCAGCAGTACGCGGCGAAGGAAGGAATGCGGGTCTCGCCCGGAATCGTGGGCTATTACTCGTCACGGACCAATCGGGTCGCCTTGTACGACATGACCCACGGCAACCATAGCAACCAGGCACTGTGGGACGAGAATATGTCGACCGTCATCCACGAGGCCACCCACCAAACGGCTTTTAACACCGGGATCCATAGCCGCTATGCCCCTCAACCGAAGTGGCTGGTGGAAGGACTGGCCACGATGTTCGAGGCCCCAGGCGTCTGGGACTCGCAGAACCATACCCGCTTCGGCGATCGCGTGAACAAGACTCGCATGGTCGAGTTCCTACAGTTCAACAAGTCGCAGCGGCCAGCGAACTCGCTCGAACAGTTCATCGCGTCGGACGATGCCTTCTACAAACGTCCCAGCACGGCATATGGCGAAGGGTGGGCATTGGTGTTCTATTTAATCGAAACGCGACCGCGAGAATTCGCCGCCTATATCAAGACGGTCTCGCAGCGTTCCGGGTCGGAAGACTACACCAAAGAGCAACGCGTCGCCGACTTTCAGGCCGCCTTCGGCCGCGACCTCGATCAGTTGGAATCGCACTTCCTGCGATACATCTCGCAACTGCCGAACAAGATCTAG
- a CDS encoding peptidylprolyl isomerase, translating to MSSKPWIGSPTFILVMICLIVLPEAANEWSLSGDFESSSGPYLPEETLIHPKTGAMVVASVNDVPIYDVEIERYLQRLNVFEDLPEATLQVYRSTVMSQLVRRQVILSYLQTTEFRASEQEIDLAIAEVKNALNARGKTLDQFLLEGKADLSMLRRNLAWKLVWSRYLESYLTEANLRRYYERNYERFDGTTRRVSQIYFGDPSDPKFDWDVAFREAVFLRDRIQQGQITFEQAVREYSQSPSKDDDGAMGWIKHHGPLDPRIHEASFARPVGEMVGPIQTKFGIHLLKVHEEKRGDREWKDMEAEIRHAAAAFLFAHVADRHISDASVYYFGEEEGSEIDPTFVRRFSDEFISP from the coding sequence ATGTCATCAAAACCTTGGATCGGATCGCCGACCTTCATCCTGGTGATGATCTGTTTGATCGTCTTGCCAGAGGCCGCCAATGAATGGTCGCTCTCAGGGGATTTCGAATCCTCTTCAGGGCCTTATCTGCCTGAAGAGACGTTGATCCATCCCAAGACTGGTGCCATGGTGGTTGCCAGCGTCAACGACGTACCCATCTACGACGTCGAGATCGAACGCTATTTGCAGCGGTTGAACGTCTTTGAAGATCTGCCGGAAGCGACGCTTCAGGTTTATCGCTCGACCGTCATGTCGCAATTGGTCCGCCGCCAGGTGATTCTTTCGTATCTGCAGACCACCGAATTCCGCGCCAGCGAACAAGAGATCGATCTGGCGATTGCCGAAGTGAAAAACGCCCTGAATGCCCGTGGTAAGACGCTCGATCAGTTTCTGCTTGAGGGCAAAGCGGACCTTTCGATGCTGCGGCGCAACCTGGCCTGGAAACTTGTCTGGTCGCGTTACCTGGAAAGCTATCTGACCGAAGCGAATCTTCGTCGCTATTACGAACGCAACTACGAACGTTTTGACGGCACCACGCGTCGCGTATCGCAGATCTACTTCGGCGATCCTTCCGATCCGAAGTTCGATTGGGACGTTGCCTTCCGTGAAGCGGTCTTCCTGCGTGATCGTATCCAACAAGGGCAGATCACCTTCGAGCAAGCCGTTCGGGAGTACTCGCAGTCGCCGAGCAAAGACGACGACGGAGCCATGGGCTGGATCAAGCATCATGGTCCCCTCGATCCACGTATCCACGAGGCTTCGTTTGCCCGGCCGGTCGGCGAAATGGTCGGCCCGATCCAGACCAAGTTCGGCATTCACTTGCTGAAGGTGCACGAAGAGAAGCGTGGCGATCGTGAGTGGAAAGACATGGAAGCCGAAATCCGCCATGCTGCCGCCGCATTCCTGTTCGCCCACGTGGCGGACCGGCACATCTCGGACGCCAGCGTTTACTACTTCGGCGAAGAGGAAGGTTCGGAGATCGATCCAACCTTCGTCCGTCGGTTCAGCGACGAGTTCATCTCGCCTTAG
- a CDS encoding biopolymer transporter ExbD yields MKLSSHKRAHKRQITLEMTSMIDVVFLLLIFFIVTASFTKTERDLDAVTKVNEKSSAASETDLEPAIVLLANVDGSWVYQIGTNNLTTFAELEEVLNQFPNKEDGAFVRAPDAAPYGMAAAAIQACKNAEFPGVSYVPLTPP; encoded by the coding sequence ATGAAACTATCGAGCCACAAACGAGCCCACAAACGGCAGATTACGCTGGAAATGACCAGCATGATCGATGTCGTGTTCCTGCTGCTGATCTTCTTCATCGTGACCGCCAGCTTCACCAAGACCGAGCGTGACTTGGACGCGGTGACCAAGGTGAACGAGAAGTCGAGCGCGGCCTCTGAAACCGATCTGGAGCCCGCCATTGTGCTGCTAGCCAATGTCGACGGAAGCTGGGTCTATCAGATCGGGACGAACAACCTGACAACCTTCGCCGAACTGGAAGAGGTCCTCAACCAGTTCCCCAACAAAGAAGATGGTGCATTCGTTCGAGCCCCAGACGCCGCACCCTATGGGATGGCTGCCGCCGCCATCCAGGCCTGCAAGAACGCCGAATTTCCTGGTGTCTCTTACGTGCCGCTGACGCCTCCATAG
- a CDS encoding biopolymer transporter ExbD, which translates to MKLSKKRVRHTKGMDITPMIDIVFLLLIFFITVSQVSETNREKLELPNLKGAKDQKKTSLVVNINKAGEIVVAGNPLQLADVAFLVGNELQSNGGDPSLVTVVVRIDQNATCETPNALVKQLASQGISKVRLAVQVPN; encoded by the coding sequence ATGAAACTCTCGAAGAAAAGAGTGCGGCACACCAAGGGGATGGACATCACACCGATGATCGACATCGTCTTCCTGTTGCTCATCTTCTTCATCACGGTCAGCCAGGTCTCGGAAACCAATCGCGAGAAGCTGGAACTGCCGAACCTGAAGGGTGCCAAAGACCAGAAGAAGACTTCGCTGGTGGTCAACATCAACAAGGCTGGCGAGATCGTCGTGGCCGGCAACCCGTTGCAGTTGGCCGACGTCGCGTTTCTGGTGGGCAACGAACTGCAATCCAATGGTGGCGACCCAAGCCTGGTGACGGTTGTCGTACGAATCGATCAGAACGCAACCTGTGAAACGCCCAACGCCTTGGTCAAACAGTTGGCCAGCCAAGGAATCTCGAAGGTCCGACTCGCGGTCCAGGTGCCCAACTAA
- a CDS encoding MotA/TolQ/ExbB proton channel family protein, translating into MRRNSTPKAGIFYCLVLLLGIFAVQSWAQDGSSPPPAGDTLTMDGNDAATTAPRPEYEEKTLLDTLMDGGPVGVLIGLLSMVAIGFIVEHFLTIRKSVLMPEGVAYELEEMIAQGRVDEALEVCKNPEYQSLLTYVVQAGLERFRGAEFGFAEYKAAVEEAGEDQTAKLYRKTEVLGLIGSIAPMLGLTGTVLGMIKAFNTIAASGGAPKPEDLAGSIGQALVTTLLGLVVAIPAMVAYSYFGNRIDSLVAEVGKRVEQILTPLGRRR; encoded by the coding sequence ATGCGACGCAACTCGACGCCCAAAGCGGGCATCTTCTATTGTCTGGTTCTGCTGCTGGGCATCTTTGCCGTCCAAAGCTGGGCGCAAGACGGAAGTTCGCCTCCGCCCGCCGGCGATACGCTGACGATGGATGGCAACGACGCCGCGACGACGGCGCCTCGTCCCGAATACGAAGAGAAGACCCTGCTCGACACGCTGATGGATGGTGGTCCGGTCGGGGTGTTGATCGGATTGTTGTCGATGGTGGCGATCGGTTTCATCGTCGAACATTTCCTGACGATTCGCAAAAGCGTGCTGATGCCGGAAGGGGTGGCGTACGAACTGGAAGAAATGATCGCCCAGGGCCGCGTCGACGAAGCACTCGAAGTTTGTAAGAACCCCGAATACCAGTCGCTGCTGACCTACGTCGTGCAAGCTGGGCTGGAACGCTTCCGCGGTGCCGAGTTCGGTTTCGCCGAATATAAGGCCGCCGTCGAAGAAGCAGGCGAAGACCAAACCGCCAAGCTTTATCGCAAGACCGAAGTGCTGGGCCTGATCGGTTCGATCGCTCCGATGCTCGGGCTGACCGGTACGGTGCTCGGTATGATCAAGGCGTTCAATACGATTGCCGCGAGTGGTGGTGCTCCGAAGCCGGAAGACCTGGCCGGCTCGATTGGTCAGGCCCTGGTCACAACGCTGCTGGGTCTGGTGGTGGCGATTCCCGCGATGGTGGCCTATAGCTATTTCGGCAATCGCATCGATTCGCTGGTCGCCGAAGTCGGCAAGCGCGTCGAACAGATCCTGACCCCGCTTGGCCGTCGCCGCTAA
- a CDS encoding VWA domain-containing protein produces MQLSCFYCGKHLTATAQQLGGEVVCPHCGNVVRLPDAEQVSQAQEQTSEAPAHHWLTDSISGFASLLFHMAIIFVLASVTCNFSSGQPEGDEVGIGELPSVNLSDSGGDVLDTSEVEQSSETASLDELVADIEPPSSATSQMGEEVSLSQLLPSGAAGGGAGALSTIGGGGGAVGAGTTFMGVRAEGSRICIIADCSGSMEGAKLDYVKEEILEAVRSMSRESEFQIVFFNSQSVPYNMRGWRNPKRDLENVKRWLDTVSAQGGTMPVSAFEEAFKLAPAPDAIFFMTDGLFDDDVVARVKALNVGGSNKSKIHAISFLDKQAAPLMRQIANDSGGSYRHVSAF; encoded by the coding sequence ATGCAACTTTCCTGCTTTTACTGCGGCAAACATCTGACGGCGACCGCCCAGCAGTTAGGCGGGGAAGTCGTTTGCCCGCACTGCGGCAATGTCGTCCGGTTGCCCGACGCCGAGCAGGTTAGCCAGGCTCAAGAGCAGACCAGCGAAGCCCCGGCCCACCATTGGTTGACCGACAGTATCTCAGGCTTTGCCTCGCTGCTGTTCCATATGGCAATCATCTTCGTCCTGGCATCGGTTACCTGCAATTTTTCGAGCGGACAACCGGAAGGCGATGAGGTCGGTATTGGAGAGCTTCCGAGCGTCAATCTTTCCGACTCCGGTGGCGACGTCCTTGATACGAGCGAAGTCGAACAAAGCTCCGAGACTGCCAGTCTCGACGAGTTGGTCGCCGACATCGAACCCCCTTCCTCGGCCACGTCGCAAATGGGCGAAGAAGTGAGTCTTTCGCAGTTGCTTCCCAGCGGAGCGGCTGGCGGCGGGGCAGGCGCGCTCAGCACGATCGGTGGCGGCGGCGGTGCCGTTGGTGCCGGAACGACGTTCATGGGTGTCCGGGCCGAAGGTTCCCGCATCTGCATCATTGCCGACTGCAGCGGCAGCATGGAAGGCGCCAAGCTCGACTATGTCAAGGAAGAGATCCTGGAAGCGGTCCGCAGCATGTCGCGCGAGTCTGAGTTTCAGATTGTGTTCTTCAATAGTCAGTCCGTTCCGTACAATATGCGCGGGTGGCGAAATCCCAAACGCGATCTCGAAAACGTGAAGCGTTGGCTCGATACCGTTTCGGCCCAAGGGGGCACGATGCCGGTCTCGGCCTTCGAAGAAGCGTTCAAGCTGGCCCCTGCTCCGGATGCCATCTTCTTCATGACGGACGGTTTGTTCGACGACGACGTCGTGGCCCGCGTGAAGGCGTTGAACGTGGGTGGCAGCAACAAATCGAAGATCCACGCGATTTCATTTCTCGACAAACAAGCCGCCCCGCTGATGCGGCAAATCGCGAACGACTCGGGAGGCAGTTACCGCCATGTCTCCGCCTTCTAA
- the hemE gene encoding uroporphyrinogen decarboxylase, which yields MPDNAKNFEGLNVASFESRRQKEMAMMIEKFGGVPHVSPSMREVPLEDNQGAIDFANRVITGQVDIVIFMTGVGFNHLLAAIDRKVDKQQFLDALSDIITITRGPKPVAAMREVKLTPTIKVPEPNTWREILQTIDTEIHIANQTLVVQEYGVTNASLVAGLEARGANVETLHVYDWDLPEDIGPLAANIQKVIDGTIDVSLFTSANQLNHVLKLAERQGQLEAFSAALRGTVICSVGPTMSERLRDLGYPVDVEPDHPKMGPLVSSAAERSKSILVRKRQIRAVLEETTKVALNKEAAWYNSTFLKACRREPTDYTPVWLMRQAGRYMKEYRDVRAKTTFLDLCKNPQLCSEVMCTAVNKLGVDAAIIFSDLLPILQPMGLDLEFAKGEGPVIHNPIREAADVDRVLELESTDSLHYVMETVKQTRADLPADMPLIGFAGAPFTLASYAIEGSGSRDYVNTKTLMFRDPGAWRELMERFVRAISRYLNAQIAAGAQAVQLFDSWAGALGPDDYRRYVLPYVKDIVAQIAPGVPVINFATGNPALLPMLAESGAAVVGVDWRIRLDVAWETIGHNIAVQGNLDPVSLLADPMELRRRAKDVLDQAAGRPGHIFNLGHGVMQQTPVDNARALVDMVHEMSQRK from the coding sequence ATGCCAGACAACGCCAAGAATTTCGAGGGTTTGAACGTCGCTTCGTTTGAAAGTCGCCGCCAGAAAGAGATGGCGATGATGATCGAGAAGTTCGGCGGGGTCCCGCATGTCAGCCCTTCGATGCGAGAGGTCCCTCTCGAGGACAACCAGGGCGCGATCGATTTCGCGAACCGAGTGATCACCGGCCAGGTCGATATCGTGATCTTCATGACCGGTGTCGGCTTCAATCACCTGCTGGCCGCCATCGATCGCAAGGTGGACAAACAGCAGTTCCTGGATGCATTGTCCGACATTATCACAATCACCCGTGGCCCCAAGCCGGTTGCCGCGATGCGGGAAGTAAAGCTCACGCCAACGATCAAAGTGCCCGAGCCCAATACCTGGCGCGAGATCCTGCAGACGATCGATACCGAGATCCACATTGCCAATCAAACTTTGGTGGTGCAAGAGTATGGCGTAACCAACGCCAGCCTGGTCGCCGGGCTAGAGGCTCGTGGGGCCAACGTCGAGACGCTGCACGTTTACGACTGGGACTTGCCGGAAGACATCGGTCCGTTGGCAGCCAACATTCAGAAAGTGATCGACGGCACGATCGACGTGTCGCTTTTCACCTCGGCCAACCAGTTGAACCACGTCCTGAAATTGGCCGAACGTCAGGGACAGTTAGAAGCCTTCTCGGCAGCATTGCGGGGAACGGTTATCTGCAGCGTCGGCCCAACGATGAGTGAACGCCTGCGTGACCTTGGTTATCCGGTCGATGTCGAACCAGACCATCCCAAGATGGGCCCCTTGGTTTCGTCCGCAGCGGAACGCTCGAAATCGATCCTCGTTCGCAAACGTCAGATTCGCGCAGTATTGGAAGAAACAACGAAAGTGGCACTCAACAAAGAAGCAGCCTGGTACAACAGCACCTTCCTGAAGGCTTGCCGCCGCGAGCCGACCGATTACACGCCAGTCTGGCTGATGCGTCAGGCAGGGCGATACATGAAAGAGTACCGCGACGTCCGTGCGAAGACGACGTTCCTCGATCTTTGTAAGAACCCGCAGTTGTGCAGCGAAGTGATGTGCACGGCGGTCAATAAACTGGGCGTCGACGCGGCGATTATCTTCTCGGACTTGCTGCCGATCTTGCAGCCGATGGGGCTCGATCTGGAGTTTGCCAAGGGAGAAGGACCGGTCATTCATAATCCGATTCGCGAAGCGGCCGACGTCGATCGCGTGCTGGAACTCGAAAGCACCGACTCGCTGCACTACGTGATGGAAACCGTGAAGCAGACGCGTGCTGATTTGCCGGCCGATATGCCGCTGATCGGTTTCGCGGGGGCTCCTTTCACGCTGGCCAGTTACGCCATCGAAGGTAGCGGCAGCCGCGACTACGTGAATACGAAGACCCTGATGTTCCGCGACCCAGGCGCCTGGCGAGAACTGATGGAGCGTTTCGTCCGCGCGATCTCGCGCTACTTGAACGCTCAGATCGCCGCCGGTGCCCAAGCTGTGCAGTTGTTCGATTCGTGGGCCGGTGCTTTGGGACCGGACGACTACCGCCGCTACGTGCTACCGTACGTGAAAGACATCGTTGCCCAGATCGCTCCTGGCGTCCCGGTGATTAACTTCGCCACAGGGAACCCAGCGCTGCTGCCGATGCTGGCGGAATCGGGCGCGGCAGTGGTCGGTGTCGACTGGCGTATTCGTTTGGACGTGGCCTGGGAAACGATCGGCCACAACATCGCCGTTCAAGGAAACCTCGATCCGGTTTCGCTGTTGGCCGATCCGATGGAACTGCGTCGCCGAGCCAAAGATGTCTTGGATCAAGCGGCCGGCCGCCCAGGGCATATCTTTAACCTGGGGCATGGCGTGATGCAGCAGACCCCAGTCGACAACGCTCGTGCGTTGGTCGACATGGTTCACGAGATGAGCCAACGCAAGTAA
- a CDS encoding HYExAFE family protein produces MTIRTNHYEVALEAFLRSEKIPYIAVDERRRSLFGAGSLKNLDFIATPPGGEMSWLIDVKGRRFPSGRKNRYWKNWTTTDDLQSLSQWQRLLGPQFRGLLVFVYDVVGDMAPVPQQLLFPHNDRLYAFIGVRLDLYLAWARKISPRWKTMSMQTTAFRQLAEPLQITMRTPVVSGGDFDHRRASDTMPAIA; encoded by the coding sequence ATGACCATCCGCACGAATCACTACGAAGTAGCACTCGAAGCGTTTCTACGCAGCGAAAAGATCCCCTACATCGCCGTCGACGAGCGTCGCCGGTCGTTGTTCGGAGCTGGCTCGCTGAAAAACCTCGACTTCATTGCCACGCCTCCCGGGGGCGAAATGTCGTGGCTGATCGACGTGAAGGGTCGCAGGTTCCCGTCCGGCCGCAAGAACCGCTACTGGAAGAACTGGACCACCACCGACGATCTGCAAAGCTTGTCGCAGTGGCAACGGCTGCTCGGTCCGCAGTTTCGCGGGCTGCTGGTCTTCGTCTACGACGTGGTCGGCGACATGGCTCCGGTGCCGCAGCAGTTGCTGTTTCCGCATAACGATCGCTTGTACGCGTTCATCGGAGTGCGGCTCGACTTGTACCTGGCGTGGGCTCGGAAGATCTCGCCACGTTGGAAAACGATGTCGATGCAGACAACTGCCTTCCGCCAACTGGCCGAACCGCTGCAGATCACGATGCGAACACCCGTGGTCTCAGGTGGAGACTTCGACCATCGCCGCGCCAGCGATACCATGCCCGCCATCGCCTGA